A genomic stretch from Brassica napus cultivar Da-Ae unplaced genomic scaffold, Da-Ae ScsIHWf_3144;HRSCAF=3963, whole genome shotgun sequence includes:
- the LOC125603306 gene encoding ATP synthase subunit alpha, chloroplastic-like, with amino-acid sequence MVTIKADEISNIIRERIEQYNREVTIVNTGTVLQVGDGIARIYGLDEVMAGELVEFEEGTIGIALNLESNNVGVVLMGDGLMIQEGSSVKATGKIAQIPVSEAYLGRVINALANPIDGRGKISASESRLIESPAPGIISRRSVYEPLQTGLIAIDSMIPIGRGQRELIIGDRQTGKTAVATDTILNQQGQNVICVYVAIGQKASSVAQVVTSLQERGAMDYTIVVAETADSPATLQYLAPYTGAKLLRINWQEVNDCVSY; translated from the coding sequence ATGGTAACCATTAAAGCCGatgaaattagtaatattatccGTGAACGTATTGAGCAATATAATAGAGAAGTGACGATTGTAAATACCGGTACCGTACTTCAAGTGGGCGACGGCATCGCTCGGATTTATGGTCTTGATGAAGTAATGGCAGGTGAATTAGTAGAATTTGAGGAGGGTACTATAGGTATTGCCCTTAATTTAGAATCAAATAATGTTGGTGTTGTATTAATGGGTGACGGTTTGATGATCCAAGAAGGAAGTTCAGTCAAAGCTACGGGAAAAATTGCTCAGATACCCGTGAGTGAGGCTTATTTGGGGCGTGTTATAAACGCCTTGGCTAACCCTATTGATGGTCGAGGTAAGATTTCAGCTTCTGAATCTCGGTTAATTGAATCTCCTGCCCCAGGTATTATTTCGAGACGTTCTGTATATGAGCCTCTTCAAACAGGACTTATTGCTATTGATTCCATGATCCCTATAGGACGCGGCCAGCGGGAATTAATTATTGGTGACAGACAGACCGGTAAAACAGCAGTAGCCACAGATACAATTCTCAATCAACAAGGTCAAAATGTAATATGTGTTTATGTGGCTATTGGTCAAAAAGCTTCTTCCGTGGCTCAGGTAGTGACTAGTTTACAGGAACGAGGGGCAATGGACTACACTATTGTGGTAGCTGAAACGGCTGATTCCCCAGCTACGTTACAATACCTCGCGCCTTATACAGGAGCAAAGCTACTCAGAATCAATTGGCAAGAGGTCAACGATTGCGTGAGTTACTGA